In Felis catus isolate Fca126 chromosome A3, F.catus_Fca126_mat1.0, whole genome shotgun sequence, a single genomic region encodes these proteins:
- the POLE4 gene encoding DNA polymerase epsilon subunit 4 isoform X2 yields the protein MAAAAAGNGTPREEEGPSGEAAAPPPQAPTSVPGARLSRLPLARVKALVKADPDVTLAGQEAIFILARAAELFVETIAKDAYCCAQQGKRKTLQRRDLDNAIEAVDEFAFLEELACLSERGRERGKERESQESSTVSSTRGSS from the exons atggcggcggcggcggctggaaATGGGACACCCCGCGAGGAGGAGGGGCCCAGTGGGGAGGCAGCGGCCCCGCCGCCGCAGGCCCCGACAAGTGTGCCCGGAGCTCGTCTCTCGAGGTTGCCGTTAGCGCGAGTGAAGGCCTTGGTGAAGGCGGACCCCGACGTGACCCTCGCGGGACAGGAAGCCATCTTCATTCTGGCACGAGCAGCG GAATTATTTGTGGAGACCATTGCAAAAGATGCCTACTGCTGTGCTCaacaaggaaagaggaaaactCTTCAGAGGAGAGATTTGG ATAATGCAATAGAAGCCGTGGATGAATTTGCTTTTCTGGAAG agctcgcaTGCTTgagcgagaggggcagagagagggggaaagagagagaatcccaggaatcCAGTACTGTCAGCTCAACGCGGGGTtcatcatga
- the POLE4 gene encoding DNA polymerase epsilon subunit 4 isoform X1 codes for MAAAAAGNGTPREEEGPSGEAAAPPPQAPTSVPGARLSRLPLARVKALVKADPDVTLAGQEAIFILARAAELFVETIAKDAYCCAQQGKRKTLQRRDLDNAIEAVDEFAFLEERARMLEREGQREGERERIPGIQYCQLNAGFIMS; via the exons atggcggcggcggcggctggaaATGGGACACCCCGCGAGGAGGAGGGGCCCAGTGGGGAGGCAGCGGCCCCGCCGCCGCAGGCCCCGACAAGTGTGCCCGGAGCTCGTCTCTCGAGGTTGCCGTTAGCGCGAGTGAAGGCCTTGGTGAAGGCGGACCCCGACGTGACCCTCGCGGGACAGGAAGCCATCTTCATTCTGGCACGAGCAGCG GAATTATTTGTGGAGACCATTGCAAAAGATGCCTACTGCTGTGCTCaacaaggaaagaggaaaactCTTCAGAGGAGAGATTTGG ATAATGCAATAGAAGCCGTGGATGAATTTGCTTTTCTGGAAG agagagctcgcaTGCTTgagcgagaggggcagagagagggggaaagagagagaatcccaggaatcCAGTACTGTCAGCTCAACGCGGGGTtcatcatgagctga
- the POLE4 gene encoding DNA polymerase epsilon subunit 4 isoform X3 → MAAAAAGNGTPREEEGPSGEAAAPPPQAPTSVPGARLSRLPLARVKALVKADPDVTLAGQEAIFILARAAELFVETIAKDAYCCAQQGKRKTLQRRDLDNAIEAVDEFAFLEGTLD, encoded by the exons atggcggcggcggcggctggaaATGGGACACCCCGCGAGGAGGAGGGGCCCAGTGGGGAGGCAGCGGCCCCGCCGCCGCAGGCCCCGACAAGTGTGCCCGGAGCTCGTCTCTCGAGGTTGCCGTTAGCGCGAGTGAAGGCCTTGGTGAAGGCGGACCCCGACGTGACCCTCGCGGGACAGGAAGCCATCTTCATTCTGGCACGAGCAGCG GAATTATTTGTGGAGACCATTGCAAAAGATGCCTACTGCTGTGCTCaacaaggaaagaggaaaactCTTCAGAGGAGAGATTTGG ATAATGCAATAGAAGCCGTGGATGAATTTGCTTTTCTGGAAG